From a region of the Nitrospirota bacterium genome:
- a CDS encoding type II secretion system protein GspK: MVAGSGSQRGIVLIMVMWILTIMIVIAFAFASMARTEVFSTLAFKESVENKFIAEGGIARGIVELVYRDKHRSDALTEEIAESWKIDGTPHEVEVGKGLCRIRLVSESGKVDINAVSEIVLRNLITNLGIKGRDGEEPDAIVDAILDWKDGDDLVRLNGAEDAYYQSLPAPYAPKNANLESVEELLLVKGVSPAVLYGNGEKKGLFDFVTVYSGSGQINANAAPREVLMAVPGMTEDVADSIISFRETREIKTPQDLSEVLGGLASTMQAYLSYDAGTAFTIQAEGISPGKKAGHAIRAIVKNENNKYKYIYYKNPEEIRQWKEQ, encoded by the coding sequence ATGGTCGCCGGCAGCGGCTCCCAGAGAGGCATCGTGCTCATCATGGTGATGTGGATTCTGACCATCATGATCGTCATCGCCTTCGCCTTCGCTTCGATGGCGCGGACCGAGGTCTTCTCGACGCTCGCCTTCAAGGAGAGCGTCGAGAACAAGTTCATCGCCGAGGGGGGGATCGCCCGCGGGATCGTGGAGCTCGTGTACCGGGACAAGCACAGGAGTGACGCCCTCACCGAAGAGATAGCGGAGTCCTGGAAGATCGACGGCACACCGCACGAGGTGGAGGTCGGCAAGGGCCTTTGCAGGATCCGCCTCGTCAGCGAGTCGGGGAAGGTAGACATCAACGCCGTATCTGAGATAGTATTAAGAAATCTGATAACGAACCTCGGCATCAAGGGGAGAGACGGCGAGGAGCCGGACGCCATCGTCGATGCCATACTCGATTGGAAGGACGGCGATGACCTGGTCCGCCTCAACGGCGCTGAAGACGCCTACTATCAATCACTCCCCGCCCCGTATGCGCCCAAGAACGCCAATTTGGAGAGCGTCGAGGAGCTCCTCCTCGTCAAGGGTGTATCACCGGCGGTGCTCTACGGCAATGGCGAAAAGAAGGGGTTGTTCGATTTCGTTACCGTCTATTCCGGGAGCGGCCAGATCAATGCGAACGCAGCGCCCCGGGAGGTCCTGATGGCGGTCCCGGGGATGACCGAGGATGTCGCCGACAGCATCATCTCTTTCAGGGAGACCAGGGAGATCAAGACGCCGCAGGACCTCAGCGAAGTGCTGGGAGGGCTCGCTTCCACGATGCAGGCGTATCTCAGCTACGACGCGGGGACCGCCTTTACCATTCAAGCCGAAGGTATAAGCCCGGGCAAGAAGGCGGGCCATGCCATACGGGCGATCGTCAAGAACGAAAACAACAAGTATAAATACATTTACTACAAGAACCCAGAGGAAATTCGACAATGGAAGGAACAGTAG
- a CDS encoding prepilin-type N-terminal cleavage/methylation domain-containing protein, translating into MQREKSENKEAGFTLLELLISVTLIGIIVVITAGAMQIGSRSVAAGERKAESLERLRTSMRIIDAHIQSAFFKKNIETGLNQAETPAPPAGTASDQIKEGAVMFKGERSRLEFPSHYSIWGDEGGYVMVAYRVDTGERDRKTLVAAETHPVTGRSRETKLIGNARDIFFEFFYKGPTDEKGEWVEEWTSEETIPGKIRVTVDNGTGPSSLIVPLRVGSAQATTGIVAGGAE; encoded by the coding sequence ATGCAAAGGGAAAAATCAGAAAACAAGGAGGCGGGCTTCACGCTCCTCGAGCTCCTGATCTCGGTGACGCTCATCGGCATCATCGTCGTTATCACCGCAGGGGCGATGCAGATCGGGTCGCGTTCGGTAGCAGCGGGGGAACGCAAGGCGGAGTCGCTGGAGCGGCTGCGCACCTCGATGCGCATCATCGACGCCCATATCCAGTCGGCCTTCTTCAAAAAGAATATCGAGACCGGCCTGAATCAGGCCGAGACGCCTGCGCCTCCGGCCGGGACAGCTTCCGACCAGATCAAGGAGGGCGCGGTCATGTTCAAGGGGGAGCGCTCCCGCCTCGAGTTTCCCTCCCATTATTCGATCTGGGGAGACGAGGGAGGCTATGTCATGGTCGCCTACCGGGTCGATACGGGCGAGCGCGACCGGAAGACGCTCGTGGCCGCGGAGACTCATCCCGTAACGGGGCGATCGCGCGAGACGAAGCTCATCGGCAACGCGCGCGATATCTTTTTCGAATTCTTCTACAAGGGGCCGACGGACGAAAAAGGCGAGTGGGTGGAAGAGTGGACGAGCGAGGAGACCATCCCCGGCAAGATCAGGGTTACGGTCGACAACGGAACAGGCCCTTCGTCATTGATCGTGCCGCTCCGGGTCGGCAGCGCACAGGCAACGACGGGCATCGTGGCGGGAGGCGCGGAATAG